Proteins encoded in a region of the Bacillus sp. T3 genome:
- a CDS encoding carbohydrate-binding domain-containing protein: MNKKTSFYKAAATSLVCTAFLFGCSNSDSDSESSTTSLVAKAENVKAMTADDINDSISKLVKYDEDDAYIAWKNENPTYIELNGTEANFDTSAAVIFQNNILTIKAGGTYVLSGSLADGQIVVDAEDKNTVRLVLNGVEINNNDSAAIFVSKAEKTVISLEGGTENLLSDGGNYVFDDSSTDEPNATLFSKDNLTINGEGKLVVDANYNNGITSKDELKITGGVIQIDAKDDGLMGRDIVAVKEGTITVHAGGDGVKSSNDKDTSKGAIVLQGGTIDITAVNDGVQAESSLWITDGAYTIATGGGSPETIKTNDDRMGMGGKNGGMSNGTNTTTSTTTTDTTESDSAKGLKATVDIVIGGGQFNLDTSDDAIHSNKNVNIVEGELKIASGDDGVHADTSVITSGGTINVTKSYEGIEGNSITIFDGEINVTTSDDGINVGGGADGSGMDIQATTEGNLLSINGGNIVVNANGDGLDANGSILMTAGTVFVNGPTSSGNGSLDYDSSFEMNGGLLIAAGSSGMAQASSEQSSQNSILMTYPETQEAGTVVHLEDSEGNNIVTFKPAKDYQSVFISSDKIKKDESYTLFSGGTVTGSESNGIYKDGTTEKGGTKVVEFTVSDSVTWLNESGVTTGNSAGGGPGGMGGGAPDGGGGNPGDRFADLDEETRIKVEAIMEQERAGTITREEAQTQLAELGVEFGGPRQ, encoded by the coding sequence ATGAACAAAAAAACAAGTTTTTATAAAGCAGCCGCTACCTCACTTGTATGCACAGCATTTTTATTTGGATGCAGCAATAGTGATAGCGATAGCGAATCAAGTACAACAAGCCTAGTAGCAAAGGCAGAAAATGTAAAAGCGATGACCGCTGACGATATTAATGATAGCATCAGTAAACTTGTAAAGTATGATGAGGACGATGCCTATATCGCTTGGAAAAATGAAAATCCCACCTACATTGAACTAAATGGGACAGAAGCAAACTTTGACACGTCAGCTGCTGTAATTTTTCAAAATAATATCCTTACGATCAAAGCGGGAGGGACGTATGTTTTGAGTGGCAGCTTGGCTGATGGACAAATTGTAGTCGATGCCGAGGACAAGAACACTGTAAGACTTGTATTAAATGGAGTGGAAATTAACAATAATGATTCAGCCGCGATTTTTGTATCCAAGGCAGAGAAAACTGTCATTTCGCTTGAAGGTGGAACTGAAAACCTTCTCTCAGATGGGGGAAATTATGTGTTTGATGATTCATCCACGGATGAACCAAATGCAACACTATTTAGTAAGGACAATTTGACGATAAATGGTGAAGGGAAACTGGTCGTCGATGCTAACTACAATAATGGTATCACCAGTAAAGATGAGCTGAAAATTACCGGTGGGGTCATTCAAATCGATGCCAAAGACGATGGTTTAATGGGAAGAGACATCGTCGCGGTGAAAGAGGGAACAATCACGGTTCATGCTGGTGGGGATGGTGTTAAATCATCGAACGATAAGGATACATCGAAAGGGGCCATTGTCCTTCAAGGTGGTACAATTGACATCACAGCCGTTAATGACGGTGTCCAAGCGGAATCATCACTATGGATTACGGACGGTGCTTACACCATTGCGACGGGTGGCGGAAGTCCAGAAACCATTAAGACAAATGATGATCGAATGGGAATGGGCGGCAAAAATGGAGGGATGAGTAACGGAACGAATACCACAACCTCTACTACCACAACAGATACTACCGAATCAGACAGTGCAAAAGGCTTAAAAGCAACTGTAGATATTGTAATTGGTGGTGGTCAATTCAATCTCGATACTTCTGACGACGCGATCCACAGTAACAAAAACGTGAACATCGTTGAGGGAGAATTGAAAATTGCCAGTGGTGACGATGGAGTTCATGCAGATACATCGGTTATTACATCAGGTGGAACCATTAACGTTACAAAGAGCTATGAAGGAATCGAAGGTAATTCGATTACCATTTTTGATGGGGAAATTAATGTGACAACAAGTGATGATGGAATCAATGTTGGCGGAGGAGCCGACGGATCAGGTATGGATATTCAAGCAACCACCGAAGGTAATTTACTCTCGATCAATGGCGGAAATATTGTTGTTAACGCAAATGGAGATGGGTTAGATGCAAACGGTTCAATTTTAATGACAGCTGGAACAGTCTTTGTAAACGGACCAACTTCATCTGGCAATGGATCACTTGATTATGATTCAAGCTTTGAAATGAATGGTGGGTTATTGATCGCTGCCGGTAGTTCGGGAATGGCACAAGCATCATCCGAACAATCAAGTCAAAATTCGATTCTAATGACATATCCGGAAACCCAGGAAGCGGGAACGGTTGTACATCTTGAGGATAGCGAAGGAAACAATATCGTCACCTTTAAGCCAGCCAAGGACTATCAATCCGTTTTTATTAGCTCTGATAAAATAAAGAAGGATGAGTCCTATACACTATTTTCAGGTGGAACGGTGACTGGTAGTGAATCAAACGGCATATATAAAGATGGTACAACGGAAAAGGGTGGAACAAAAGTCGTAGAATTTACAGTAAGCGATTCTGTTACATGGCTAAATGAATCAGGCGTCACAACTGGCAACAGTGCCGGTGGTGGTCCTGGTGGAATGGGTGGCGGAGCTCCAGACGGTGGTGGCGGTAACCCAGGTGATCGGTTTGCCGATTTAGATGAGGAAACTCGAATAAAAGTCGAAGCCATCATGGAGCAGGAACGTGCAGGAACAATCACACGCGAAGAAGCCCAGACACAGCTTGCTGAATTAGGAGTTGAATTTGGCGGACCTAGACAGTAA